The genomic window GGCGGCACTGTCAAGCTCGTGTTCGCGCTGGAGGGGACCTTCGAGGGGCGCAGTCTGGACCCCACCGCGCTGGTCATCGGCTTGCACGATCGGGCGGGGACGGCCGGGCACGCCGGGCGGATGCGCAGCGTGCAGGTGCAACTCGATCCGCTGACGGCGCGCCGGTTGCTGGGTGTTCCGATGGACGAATTACGCAACGGCGCAGTAGAACTCGCCGAATTTCACGGTCGCGCAGTGCGCCGCTTGGCCGAACGCCTCGCCGAAATCCCCACCTGGCCCGCACGATTCGCTTTGGTGGCCGAGTATCTGCGGGAACGCTCGGCAGCGGCGGACGATCGCGAAGACGCCGCGGTGACCTATGCGGTCCGGGAATTGCGACGATCGCGGGGCCTCCTGCCGATAGCCACCCTCGCTGCGGAAAGCGGTTGGAGCCCACGGCATTTCCGGCGCCGATTCGCCGAGCAGGTCGGCCTGCCGCCGAAGGACTATGGTTCGCTGCTGCGCTTCTCGGCCGCGCTCTCCGCATTGGCGAGCGAACCCACGCGCGATATGAGCACGCTCGCGGGCGATTTCGGCTACTACGACCAATCCCATCTCATCCGAGACTTCCGGCGCTTCGCCGGTGCGCCGCCCGGCCGCCTGCTCGACTGAGCGTGTCCCATTCGTCCAATACCGCGACGTAGGGCGAGACGTAGCGTTTCTCGCACCTCGACCGCGAAGGAAAATCCGCGATGTCCGCACCGATTACCGTGCGTGTGGCCGCCATCGGCATCGGCATTCACGCTATCAATCATGTTCTCGTCCTGGTGTCCTCGCCGTTCAGCTGGAACGTCGGCACCGTTTTCCACCTCATCGGCGCACCGCTCTATGCCGCCATTCTGCTGCCACTACTGCGCGGCAAGAATTGGGCCCGGGTGACGATCACGGTATTGCTCGGCGCGCAATTCCTCGGGCGGTTCGTCGTGTGGGTGCTGTTTCCCAGCGTGCACCTAGCCCTGATCGGTGGTTGGGCGCTATCGGTGGTCGTGTTCGTGCTGCTGTGGGTTCCTGGATCGAGTCGTCGCTATTTTCGGCGCGCCGAGGCCCCCGCCGAAGCGCACGAGAGGATCTAGGTCTACCGCGATTCCGCGGCGTCCACTATCGCGGCGGGCAGCGGGAAGTTCAGGTAAGACTTCGACGGCGTAGGGCCACGCTGGCCCTGGTACTTCGAGCCCGCGGTGGCACTGCCGTACGGGTGCTCGGCCGGGCTGGTCAGCCTGAGCAGGCACAGCTGGCCGATCTTCATGCCGGGCCACAGGGTGATCGGCAGGTTGGCCACGTTGGACAGCTCCAGGGTGATGTGGCCGCTGAAGCCGGGGTCGATGAAACCGGCGGTCGAATGGGTCAGCAGGCCGAGCCTGCCCAGGCTCGACTTCCCCTCCAGCCGACCGGCCAGGTCGTCCGGCAGCGTGCACACCTCGAGGGTGGAGCCGAGCACGAACTCGCCGGGATGCAACACGAACGGCTCACCGGGGGCGGGCTCGACCAGGCTGGTCAGCTCGTCCTGCCGTTGCGCGGGATCGATGTGGGTGTAGCGGGAGTTGTCGAACACCCGGAACATCCCGTCCAGCCGCACGTCGATACTCGACGGCTGGATCAGGCTCTCCAGGAGCGGCTCGACGCCGAGACGCCCAGCGGCGATCTCCGCACGGATGTCACGATCGGAAAGCAGCACGGCAAGCAGCGTAGCGCC from Nocardia iowensis includes these protein-coding regions:
- the dcd gene encoding dCTP deaminase; translated protein: MLLSDRDIRAEIAAGRLGVEPLLESLIQPSSIDVRLDGMFRVFDNSRYTHIDPAQRQDELTSLVEPAPGEPFVLHPGEFVLGSTLEVCTLPDDLAGRLEGKSSLGRLGLLTHSTAGFIDPGFSGHITLELSNVANLPITLWPGMKIGQLCLLRLTSPAEHPYGSATAGSKYQGQRGPTPSKSYLNFPLPAAIVDAAESR
- a CDS encoding AraC family transcriptional regulator, producing the protein MRSDRLSDLRGTYQVRSHQLVSAPASAFTGLEVVRCVGFDVLEPNPVRRRKIPGGTVKLVFALEGTFEGRSLDPTALVIGLHDRAGTAGHAGRMRSVQVQLDPLTARRLLGVPMDELRNGAVELAEFHGRAVRRLAERLAEIPTWPARFALVAEYLRERSAAADDREDAAVTYAVRELRRSRGLLPIATLAAESGWSPRHFRRRFAEQVGLPPKDYGSLLRFSAALSALASEPTRDMSTLAGDFGYYDQSHLIRDFRRFAGAPPGRLLD